Proteins from a single region of Rhea pennata isolate bPtePen1 chromosome 6, bPtePen1.pri, whole genome shotgun sequence:
- the LOC134141973 gene encoding tubulin alpha-1A chain-like has product MPSDKTIGGGDDSFNTFFSETGAGKHVPRAVFVDLEPTVIDEVRTGTYRQLFHPEQLITGKEDAANNYARGHYTIGKEIIDLVLDRIRKLADQCTGLQGFLIFHSFGGGTGSGFTSLLMERLSVDYGKKSKLEFSIYPAPQVSTAVVEPYNSILTTHTTLEHSDCAFMVDNEAIYDICRRNLDIERPTYTNLNRLIGQIVSSITASLRFDGALNVDLTEFQTNLVPYPRIHFPLATYAPVISAEKAYHEQLSVAEITNSCFEPANQMVKCDPRHGKYMACCLLYRGDVVPKDVNAAIATIKTKRSIQFVDWCPTGFKVGINYQPPTVVPGGDLAKVQRAVCMLSNTTAIAEAWARLDHKFDLMYAKRAFVHWYVGEGMEEGEFSEAREDMAALEKDYEEVGTDSVEGEGEEEEEY; this is encoded by the exons ATGCCCAGCGACAAAACCATCGGTGGAGGGGACGACTCCTTCAATACCTTTTTCAGCGAGACTGGTGCTGGGAAGCACGTCCCGCGGGCCGTCTTTGTGGACCTGGAGCCCACTGTGATTG ACGAGGTTCGTACTGGGACCTACCGCCAGCTTTTCCACCCTGAGCAGCTGATAACTGGCAAGGAAGATGCTGCCAATAACTATGCCCGTGGGCACTACACCATTGGCAAGGAAATCATTGACCTGGTGCTGGACAGGATCCGGAAGCTG GCTGACCAGTGCACAGGCCTCCAGGGCTTCCTTATTTTCCACAGCTTTGGAGGGGGCACTGGCTCTGGATTCACCTCCCTGTTGATGGAACGACTCTCTGTTGACTATGGCAAGAAGTCCAAGCTCGAGTTCTCCATCTACCCAGCACCACAGGTTTCCACTGCGGTGGTGGAGCCCTACAACTCCATCctcaccacccacaccaccCTGGAGCACTCAGACTGTGCTTTCATGGTTGACAACGAGGCCATCTACGACATCTGCCGCAGGAACCTCGATATCGAGCGCCCCACCTACACCAACCTCAATAGGCTGATTGGGCAGATTGTGTCATCCATCACAGCATCCCTGCGGTTTGATGGTGCCCTGAACGTGGACCTGACCGAGTTCCAGACCAACCTCGTGCCCTATCCCCGCATCCACTTCCCACTGGCCACCTACGCCCCCgtcatctctgcagagaaggcctACCACGAGCAGCTGTCAGTGGCCGAGATCACCAACTCCTGCTTTGAGCCGGCCAACCAGATGGTGAAGTGTGACCCTCGCCACGGCAAGTACAtggcctgctgcctgctgtacCGAGGGGACGTGGTGCCCAAGGACGTCAACGCTGCCATTGCCACCATCAAGACCAAGCGCAGCATCCAGTTTGTGGACTGGTGCCCCACGGGCTTCAAGGTGGGCATCAACTACCAGCCACCCACGGTGGTGCCGGGCGGCGACCTGGCCAAGGTGCAGCGCGCCGTCTGCATGCTGAGCAACACCACGGCCATCGCCGAGGCCTGGGCTCGCCTGGACCACAAGTTTGACCTGATGTACGCCAAGCGAGCCTTTGTGCACTGGTACGTGGGAGAGGGCATGGAGGAAGGGGAGTTCTCCGAGGCGCGGGAGGACATGGCTGCACTGGAGAAGGATTACGAGGAGGTGGGAACAGACAGtgtggaaggagaaggagaggaagaagaagaatacTAG
- the STK16 gene encoding serine/threonine-protein kinase 16 isoform X1 gives MGQALCVCSRGTVSVGGARYLLLHRLAEGGFSYVDLVEGLRDGRFYALKRILCHDKEDRRAALREVEMHGLFEHPNILRLEAHCLVEKGAKHEAWLLLPYVQGGTLWSEVEALRGRGASMPERRILRILRGICRGLQAIHGKGYAHRDLKPTNVLLDEDDRAVLMDLGSMNQARIEVNSSREAMAVQDWAAQRCTISYRAPELFAVQSQCVIDERTDIWSLGCVLYCMMFGEGPFDAVFQKGDSVALAVQNPVAVPPDCRYSAALRRLLSSMLTVNPQERPHIVNVLDQLEGLEQTPAGHDTTQM, from the exons ATGGGGCAGGCGCTGTGCGTCTGCTCGCGCGGCACCGTCAGCGTGGGGGGCGCGCGCTACCTGCTGCTCCACCGCCTCGCCGAGGG GGGCTTCAGCTACGTGGACCTGGTAGAGGGGCTGCGGGATGGGCGCTTCTACGCCCTGAAGCGCATCCTGTGCCACGACAAGGAGGACCGCCGGGCTGCCCTGCGCGAGGTGGAGATGCACGGCCTCTTCGAGCACCCCAACATCCTGCGCCTCGAGGCCCACTGCCTGGTGGAGAAGGGCGCCAAGCACGAGgcctggctcctgctgccctACGTGCAG GGAGGGACCCTGTGGAGCGAGGTGGAAGCGCTGCGAGGCAGAGGGGCCTCCATGCCGGAGCGGCGGATCCTCCGCATCCTGCGCGGCATCTGCCGCGGGCTGCAGGCCATCCATGGCAAGGGCTACGCTCACAG GGACCTCAAACCCACCAACGTGCTGCTGGATGAGGACGACCGGGCCGTGCTGATGGACCTGGGCTCCATGAACCAGGCCCGCATCGAGGTCAACAGCTCGCGGGAGGCCATGGCCGTGCAG GACTGGGCCGCCCAGCGCTGCACCATCTCCTACCGGGCCCCCGAGCTCTTCGCGGTGCAGAGCCAGTGCGTCATAGACGAGCGCACCGATATCTGG TCCCTAGGCTGCGTGCTGTACTGCATGATGTTCGGCGAGGGCCCCTTCGACGCCGTCTTCCAGAAGGGCGACAGCGTGGCCCTGGCGGTGCAGAACCCCGTCGCCGTGCCCCCCGACTGCAG GTATTCGGCTGCCCTGCGCCGCCTGCTCTCCTCCATGCTGACGGTGAACCCCCAGGAGCGGCCCCACATAGTCAACGTCCTCGACCAGCTGGAGGGGCTGGAGCAGACGCCAGCGGGCCACGACACCACGCAGATGTGA
- the LOC134142258 gene encoding tubulin alpha-5 chain-like, producing MRECISVHVGQAGVQMGNTCWELYCLEHGIQPDGQMPSNKTIGGGDDSFTTFFCETGAGKHVPRAIFVDLEPTVIDEVRTGIYRQLFHPEQMITGKEDAANNYARGHYTIGKEIIDQVLDRIRKLADQCTGLQGFLVFRSFGGGTGSGFTSLLMERLSVDYGKKSKLEFSIYPAPQVSTAVVEPYNSILTTHSTLEHSDCAFMVDNEAIYDICRRNLDIERPTYTNLNRLISQVVSSITASLRFDGALNVDLTEFQTNLVPYPRIHFPLATYAPVVSAERAYHEQLSVAEITNSCFEPANQMVKCDPRHGKYMACCLLYRGDVVPKDVNAAIATIKTKRSIQFVDWCPTGFKVGINYQPPTVVPGGDLAKVQRAVCMLSNTTAIAEAWARLDHKFDLMYAKRAFVHWYVGEGMEEGEFSEAREDMAALEKDYEEVGLDSYEDEEEGEE from the exons ATG cGTGAGTGCATCTCAGTCCACGTCGGCCAGGCCGGCGTCCAGATGGGCAACACCTGCTGGGAGCTGTACTGCCTGGAGCACGGCATCCAGCCCGACGGGCAGATGCCCAGCAACAAAACCATCGGTGGAGGGGACGACTCCTTCACCACCTTCTTCTGTGAGACTGGTGCCGGGAAGCACGTCCCGCGGGCCATCTTTGTGGACCTGGAGCCCACTGTGATTG ATGAGGTTCGAACTGGAATCTACCGCCAGCTCTTCCACCCCGAACAGATGATAACGGGCAAGGAAGATGCTGCCAACAACTATGCCCGTGGGCACTACACTATTGGCAAAGAGATCATTGACCAAGTGCTGGACAGGATCCGGAAGCTG GCTGACCAGTGCACAGGCCTCCAGGGCTTCCTGGTGTTTCGCAGCTTTGGAGGTGGCACTGGCTCTGGATTCACCTCCCTGTTGATGGAACGACTCTCTGTTGACTATGGCAAGAAGTCCAAGCTCGAGTTCTCCATCTACCCAGCACCACAGGTTTCCACTGCGGTGGTGGAGCCCTACAACTCCATCCTCACCACTCACAGCACCTTGGAGCACTCAGACTGTGCTTTCATGGTTGACAACGAGGCCATCTACGACATCTGCCGCAGGAACCTCGATATCGAGCGCCCCACCTACACCAACCTCAACCGCCTCATTAGTCAGGTAGTATCATCCATCACAGCGTCCCTGCGGTTTGATGGTGCCCTGAACGTGGACCTGACCGAGTTCCAGACCAACCTCGTGCCCTATCCCCGCATCCACTTCCCACTGGCCACCTATGCTCCTGTTGTTTCGGCTGAAAGAGCATATCATGAGCAGCTGTCAGTGGCCGAGATCACCAACTCCTGCTTTGAGCCGGCCAACCAGATGGTGAAGTGTGACCCTCGCCACGGCAAGTACAtggcctgctgcctgctgtacCGAGGGGACGTGGTGCCCAAGGACGTCAACGCTGCCATTGCCACCATCAAGACCAAGCGCAGCATCCAGTTTGTGGACTGGTGCCCCACGGGCTTCAAGGTGGGCATCAACTACCAGCCGCCCACGGTGGTGCCGGGCGGCGACCTGGCCAAGGTGCAGCGCGCCGTCTGCATGCTGAGCAACACCACGGCCATCGCCGAGGCCTGGGCTCGCCTCGACCACAAGTTTGACCTGATGTACGCCAAGCGAGCCTTTGTGCACTGGTATGTGGGAGAGGGCATGGAGGAAGGGGAGTTCTCCGAGGCGCGGGAGGACATGGCTGCACTGGAGAAGGATTACGAGGAGGTGGGCCTGGACTCCTATGAGGATGAAGAGGAGGGCGAGGAGTAG
- the DNAJB2 gene encoding dnaJ homolog subfamily B member 2 isoform X2, which translates to MVDYYEALGVSRNATADDIKKAYRKAALKWHPDKNPDNKEYAEQKFKEIAEAYEVLSDKQKRDVYDRYGKDGLMGTGPGGSRAGAGAPEFTFTFRSAHDVFREFFGGRDPFADFFDEMLPFSDLRGPGPRHHGSGHFFSPFPGSSDFFASSFGSGADAGLGFRSVSTSTTFVNGKRITTKRIIENGQERVEVEEDGELKSIHINGVPDDMALGLELSRREQQALQSRWPPSSPAPAPHRPQSSSPVCLYTDSEDEDEDLQLAMAYSLSEMEAAGHHRAGVF; encoded by the exons ATGGTGGACTACTATGAAGCGCTGGGTGTGAGCCGAAATGCCACTGCCGATGACATCAAGAAGGC GTACAGGAAGGCAGCGCTGAAATGGCACCCAGATAAAAACCCTGACAACAAGGAATATGCTGAGCAGAAATTCAAGGAGATCGCCGAGGCCTATGAAGTGCTGTCGGACA AGCAAAAGCGTGATGTCTACGACCGCTATGGCAAAGATGGCCTCATGGGTACAG GGCCAGGAGGGTCCAGGGCCGGTGCTGGGGCCCCTGAATTCACCTTCACCTTCCGCAGTGCTCATGATGTCTTCCGGGAGTTCTTCGGTGGGCGAGACCCCTTCGCTGACTTCTTCG ACGAGATGCTGCCCTTTTCTGACCTGCGAGGACCTGGTCCCCGGCACCATGGATCAGGCcacttcttttctcccttcccaggATCCTCAG ATTTCTTTGCCTCATCCTTTGGCTCTGGAGCTGATGCTGGCCTGGGCTTTCGTTCCGTCTCCACCTCCACCACTTTCGTTAATGGCAAGCGCATCACCACGAAGAG GATTATCGAGAATGGGCAGGAGCGGGTGGAAGTGGAGGAGGACGGGGAGCTGAAGTCAATCCACATCAATG gcgTCCCCGACGACATGGCGCtggggctggagctgagccGCCGGGAGCAGCAAGCCCTTCAGAGCCGGTGGCCACCCTCGTCCCCAGCGCCCGCCCCACACCGACCCCAGAGCTCCTCACCCGTCTGCCTCTACACAGACAGCGAGGACGAGGATGaggacttgcagctggccatgGCCTACAGCCTCTCCGAGATGGAGGCGGCGGGGCACCACCGAGCAG GTGTGTTCTGA
- the DNAJB2 gene encoding dnaJ homolog subfamily B member 2 isoform X1, translating into MAWGVGVNLCGGWNGLRGAPACWSRRYRKAALKWHPDKNPDNKEYAEQKFKEIAEAYEVLSDKQKRDVYDRYGKDGLMGTGPGGSRAGAGAPEFTFTFRSAHDVFREFFGGRDPFADFFDEMLPFSDLRGPGPRHHGSGHFFSPFPGSSDFFASSFGSGADAGLGFRSVSTSTTFVNGKRITTKRIIENGQERVEVEEDGELKSIHINGVPDDMALGLELSRREQQALQSRWPPSSPAPAPHRPQSSSPVCLYTDSEDEDEDLQLAMAYSLSEMEAAGHHRAGVF; encoded by the exons ATGGCTTGGGGGGTCGGCGTGAACCTCTGTGGTGGGTGGAATGGACTCAGAGGTGCCCCTGCCTGTTGGAGCCGGAG GTACAGGAAGGCAGCGCTGAAATGGCACCCAGATAAAAACCCTGACAACAAGGAATATGCTGAGCAGAAATTCAAGGAGATCGCCGAGGCCTATGAAGTGCTGTCGGACA AGCAAAAGCGTGATGTCTACGACCGCTATGGCAAAGATGGCCTCATGGGTACAG GGCCAGGAGGGTCCAGGGCCGGTGCTGGGGCCCCTGAATTCACCTTCACCTTCCGCAGTGCTCATGATGTCTTCCGGGAGTTCTTCGGTGGGCGAGACCCCTTCGCTGACTTCTTCG ACGAGATGCTGCCCTTTTCTGACCTGCGAGGACCTGGTCCCCGGCACCATGGATCAGGCcacttcttttctcccttcccaggATCCTCAG ATTTCTTTGCCTCATCCTTTGGCTCTGGAGCTGATGCTGGCCTGGGCTTTCGTTCCGTCTCCACCTCCACCACTTTCGTTAATGGCAAGCGCATCACCACGAAGAG GATTATCGAGAATGGGCAGGAGCGGGTGGAAGTGGAGGAGGACGGGGAGCTGAAGTCAATCCACATCAATG gcgTCCCCGACGACATGGCGCtggggctggagctgagccGCCGGGAGCAGCAAGCCCTTCAGAGCCGGTGGCCACCCTCGTCCCCAGCGCCCGCCCCACACCGACCCCAGAGCTCCTCACCCGTCTGCCTCTACACAGACAGCGAGGACGAGGATGaggacttgcagctggccatgGCCTACAGCCTCTCCGAGATGGAGGCGGCGGGGCACCACCGAGCAG GTGTGTTCTGA
- the STK16 gene encoding serine/threonine-protein kinase 16 isoform X2 — MGQALCVCSRGTVSVGGARYLLLHRLAEGGFSYVDLVEGLRDGRFYALKRILCHDKEDRRAALREVEMHGLFEHPNILRLEAHCLVEKGAKHEAWLLLPYVQGGTLWSEVEALRGRGASMPERRILRILRGICRGLQAIHGKGYAHRDLKPTNVLLDEDDRAVLMDLGSMNQARIEVNSSREAMAVQDWAAQRCTISYRAPELFAVQSQCVIDERTDIWSLGCVLYCMMFGEGPFDAVFQKGDSVALAVQNPVAVPPDCIRLPCAACSPPC, encoded by the exons ATGGGGCAGGCGCTGTGCGTCTGCTCGCGCGGCACCGTCAGCGTGGGGGGCGCGCGCTACCTGCTGCTCCACCGCCTCGCCGAGGG GGGCTTCAGCTACGTGGACCTGGTAGAGGGGCTGCGGGATGGGCGCTTCTACGCCCTGAAGCGCATCCTGTGCCACGACAAGGAGGACCGCCGGGCTGCCCTGCGCGAGGTGGAGATGCACGGCCTCTTCGAGCACCCCAACATCCTGCGCCTCGAGGCCCACTGCCTGGTGGAGAAGGGCGCCAAGCACGAGgcctggctcctgctgccctACGTGCAG GGAGGGACCCTGTGGAGCGAGGTGGAAGCGCTGCGAGGCAGAGGGGCCTCCATGCCGGAGCGGCGGATCCTCCGCATCCTGCGCGGCATCTGCCGCGGGCTGCAGGCCATCCATGGCAAGGGCTACGCTCACAG GGACCTCAAACCCACCAACGTGCTGCTGGATGAGGACGACCGGGCCGTGCTGATGGACCTGGGCTCCATGAACCAGGCCCGCATCGAGGTCAACAGCTCGCGGGAGGCCATGGCCGTGCAG GACTGGGCCGCCCAGCGCTGCACCATCTCCTACCGGGCCCCCGAGCTCTTCGCGGTGCAGAGCCAGTGCGTCATAGACGAGCGCACCGATATCTGG TCCCTAGGCTGCGTGCTGTACTGCATGATGTTCGGCGAGGGCCCCTTCGACGCCGTCTTCCAGAAGGGCGACAGCGTGGCCCTGGCGGTGCAGAACCCCGTCGCCGTGCCCCCCGACT GTATTCGGCTGCCCTGCGCCGCCTGCTCTCCTCCATGCTGA
- the LOC134142257 gene encoding tubulin alpha-5 chain — protein MRECISVHVGQAGVQMGNTCWELYCLEHGIQPDGQMPSDKTIGGGDDSFTTFFCETGAGKHVPRAIFVDLEPTVIDEVRAGIYRQLFHPEQLITGKEDAANNYARGHYTIGKEIIDQVLDRIRKLADQCTGLQGFLVFHSFGGGTGSGFTSLLMERLSVDYGKKSKLEFSIYPAPQVSTAVVEPYNSILTTHTTLEHSDCAFMVDNEAIYDICRRNLDIERPTYTNLNRLISQIVSSITASLRFDGALNVDLTEFQTNLVPYPRIHFPLATYAPVISAEKAYHEQLSVAEITNSCFEPANQMVKCDPRHGKYMACCLLYRGDVVPKDVNAAIATIKTKRSIQFVDWCPTGFKVGINYQPPTVVPGGDLAKVQRAVCMLSNTTAIAEAWARLDHKFDLMYAKRAFVHWYVGEGMEEGEFSEAREDMAALEKDYEEVGLDSYEDEEEGEE, from the exons ATG cGTGAGTGCATCTCAGTCCACGTCGGCCAGGCCGGCGTCCAGATGGGCAACACCTGCTGGGAGCTGTACTGCCTAGAGCACGGCATCCAGCCCGACGGGCAGATGCCCAGCGACAAAACCATCGGTGGAGGGGACGACTCCTTCACCACCTTCTTCTGTGAGACTGGTGCCGGGAAGCACGTCCCACGGGCCATCTTTGTGGACCTGGAGCCCACTGTGATTG ACGAGGTTCGAGCTGGAATCTACCGCCAGCTCTTCCACCCAGAGCAGCTGATCACAGGCAAGGAAGATGCTGCCAACAACTATGCCCGTGGGCACTACACTATTGGCAAAGAGATCATTGACCAAGTGCTGGACAGGATCCGGAAGCTG GCTGACCAGTGCACAGGCCTCCAGGGCTTCCTGGTGTTTCACAGCTTTGGAGGTGGCACTGGCTCTGGATTCACCTCCCTGTTGATGGAACGACTCTCTGTTGACTATGGCAAGAAGTCCAAGCTCGAGTTCTCCATCTACCCAGCACCACAGGTTTCCACTGCGGTGGTGGAGCCCTACAACTCCATCctcaccacccacaccaccCTGGAGCACTCAGACTGTGCTTTCATGGTTGACAACGAGGCCATCTACGACATCTGCCGCAGGAACCTCGATATCGAGCGCCCCACCTACACCAACCTCAACCGCCTCATTAGCCAGATAGTATCATCCATCACAGCGTCCCTGCGGTTTGATGGTGCCCTGAACGTGGACCTGACCGAGTTCCAGACCAACCTTGTGCCCTATCCCCGCATCCACTTCCCACTGGCCACCTACGCCCCCgtcatctctgcagagaaggcctACCACGAGCAGCTGTCAGTGGCCGAGATCACCAACTCCTGCTTTGAGCCGGCCAACCAGATGGTGAAGTGTGACCCTCGCCACGGCAAGTACAtggcctgctgcctgctgtacCGAGGGGACGTGGTGCCCAAGGACGTCAACGCTGCCATTGCCACCATCAAGACCAAGCGCAGCATCCAGTTTGTGGACTGGTGCCCCACGGGCTTCAAGGTGGGCATCAACTACCAGCCGCCCACGGTGGTGCCGGGCGGCGACCTGGCCAAGGTGCAGCGCGCCGTCTGCATGCTGAGCAACACCACGGCCATCGCCGAGGCCTGGGCTCGCCTCGACCACAAGTTTGACCTGATGTACGCCAAGCGAGCCTTTGTGCACTGGTACGTGGGAGAGGGCATGGAGGAAGGGGAGTTCTCCGAGGCGCGGGAGGACATGGCTGCACTGGAGAAGGATTACGAGGAGGTGGGCCTGGACTCCTATGAGGATGAAGAGGAGGGCGAGGAGTAG
- the STK16 gene encoding serine/threonine-protein kinase 16 isoform X3, whose product MGQALCVCSRGTVSVGGARYLLLHRLAEGGFSYVDLVEGLRDGRFYALKRILCHDKEDRRAALREVEMHGLFEHPNILRLEAHCLVEKGAKHEAWLLLPYVQGGTLWSEVEALRGRGASMPERRILRILRGICRGLQAIHGKGYAHRDLKPTNVLLDEDDRAVLMDLGSMNQARIEVNSSREAMAVQDWAAQRCTISYRAPELFAVQSQCVIDERTDIWSLGCVLYCMMFGEGPFDAVFQKGDSVALAVQNPVAVPPDCRSGPT is encoded by the exons ATGGGGCAGGCGCTGTGCGTCTGCTCGCGCGGCACCGTCAGCGTGGGGGGCGCGCGCTACCTGCTGCTCCACCGCCTCGCCGAGGG GGGCTTCAGCTACGTGGACCTGGTAGAGGGGCTGCGGGATGGGCGCTTCTACGCCCTGAAGCGCATCCTGTGCCACGACAAGGAGGACCGCCGGGCTGCCCTGCGCGAGGTGGAGATGCACGGCCTCTTCGAGCACCCCAACATCCTGCGCCTCGAGGCCCACTGCCTGGTGGAGAAGGGCGCCAAGCACGAGgcctggctcctgctgccctACGTGCAG GGAGGGACCCTGTGGAGCGAGGTGGAAGCGCTGCGAGGCAGAGGGGCCTCCATGCCGGAGCGGCGGATCCTCCGCATCCTGCGCGGCATCTGCCGCGGGCTGCAGGCCATCCATGGCAAGGGCTACGCTCACAG GGACCTCAAACCCACCAACGTGCTGCTGGATGAGGACGACCGGGCCGTGCTGATGGACCTGGGCTCCATGAACCAGGCCCGCATCGAGGTCAACAGCTCGCGGGAGGCCATGGCCGTGCAG GACTGGGCCGCCCAGCGCTGCACCATCTCCTACCGGGCCCCCGAGCTCTTCGCGGTGCAGAGCCAGTGCGTCATAGACGAGCGCACCGATATCTGG TCCCTAGGCTGCGTGCTGTACTGCATGATGTTCGGCGAGGGCCCCTTCGACGCCGTCTTCCAGAAGGGCGACAGCGTGGCCCTGGCGGTGCAGAACCCCGTCGCCGTGCCCCCCGACTGCAG GAGCGGCCCCACATAG
- the STK16 gene encoding serine/threonine-protein kinase 16 isoform X4 codes for MGQALCVCSRGTVSVGGARYLLLHRLAEGRTAGLPCARWRCTASSSTPTSCASRPTAWWRRAPSTRPGSCCPTCRDLKPTNVLLDEDDRAVLMDLGSMNQARIEVNSSREAMAVQDWAAQRCTISYRAPELFAVQSQCVIDERTDIWSLGCVLYCMMFGEGPFDAVFQKGDSVALAVQNPVAVPPDCRYSAALRRLLSSMLTVNPQERPHIVNVLDQLEGLEQTPAGHDTTQM; via the exons ATGGGGCAGGCGCTGTGCGTCTGCTCGCGCGGCACCGTCAGCGTGGGGGGCGCGCGCTACCTGCTGCTCCACCGCCTCGCCGAGGG GAGGACCGCCGGGCTGCCCTGCGCGAGGTGGAGATGCACGGCCTCTTCGAGCACCCCAACATCCTGCGCCTCGAGGCCCACTGCCTGGTGGAGAAGGGCGCCAAGCACGAGgcctggctcctgctgccctACGTGCAG GGACCTCAAACCCACCAACGTGCTGCTGGATGAGGACGACCGGGCCGTGCTGATGGACCTGGGCTCCATGAACCAGGCCCGCATCGAGGTCAACAGCTCGCGGGAGGCCATGGCCGTGCAG GACTGGGCCGCCCAGCGCTGCACCATCTCCTACCGGGCCCCCGAGCTCTTCGCGGTGCAGAGCCAGTGCGTCATAGACGAGCGCACCGATATCTGG TCCCTAGGCTGCGTGCTGTACTGCATGATGTTCGGCGAGGGCCCCTTCGACGCCGTCTTCCAGAAGGGCGACAGCGTGGCCCTGGCGGTGCAGAACCCCGTCGCCGTGCCCCCCGACTGCAG GTATTCGGCTGCCCTGCGCCGCCTGCTCTCCTCCATGCTGACGGTGAACCCCCAGGAGCGGCCCCACATAGTCAACGTCCTCGACCAGCTGGAGGGGCTGGAGCAGACGCCAGCGGGCCACGACACCACGCAGATGTGA